Below is a genomic region from Aurantimonas sp. HBX-1.
GCCGAAGCCGGCCTCCAGCATTTCCATGAAGGCGAAGGCGGCGATCGTCTCGATATCGTCCGGCGTGAGCACGTCGAGAAACCGGTACATCAGGACGCGCCAGGTCCAGAAGCTGTCGCGCCCGTGCGGCCCACGAATCTCGGTGAGGCCGGCCATGGCGCGCTGGAATGTGTGGCTGTGGAGATTGGAGAGCGCCGGCAGCAGCACGGGGACGGTGCGGTCGGCAGCCTCGTCGTCGCCGGCCGGCCCGATCGCCGCGATGCGTCCGTCGGCGCCCACCGTCACGAGAACGTCGTGCGCCCAGCCGTCTTCCAGCAGCAGCTGTTCCGCCCTGATCCGCATCGGCTAACCTCGTCCCCGCCGCGATTGACAGTATATGTCTATACATAATAGGTTTTTGGCTCAACCGAAACCTACGGATGCGCGCCATGGCCCGACGCCTTCTCACCGAGCTGACGCTCGCGACCATGGAGCGGTCGGGCGCGCCCTACGGGCTGGTGAACAACGCCGCCGTGGCGACGATCGACGGCAAGATCGTCTTCGCCGGCCCTGCGGCGGACCTGCCGGCCGAGTGGCACGGCAAGGAGGCCGAGGGTCTCGGGCAGCGGCTGGTGACGCCGGCGCTGATCGACTGCCACACCCATCTCGTCCATGGCGGCAACCGGGCGCGCGAGTTCGAGCTGCGCCTCGCCGGCGCAAGCTACCAGGAGCTTGCGGCGGCCGGCGGCGGCATCGTCTCGACCGTCTCGGCGACCCGCGCCGCGAGCGAGGACGCGCTGTTCGACAGCGCCTCGCGGCGCCTCGACGCGCTGCTGGCCGAGGGCGTCACGACGGTGGAGATCAAGTCCGGCTACGGCCTGACCATCGCAGACGAGCTGAAGATGCTGCGTGTCGCCCGCTGGCTGGGTGCCGAGCGCGACGTGCGGGTCGTCACCACCTATCTCGCCGCGCACGCGGTGCCGCCCGAATACCAGGGGCGGGCGGCCGACTACATCCAGGCGGTGGTGTTGCCCGGCATGGAGCAGGGCGCGGCCGAAGGGCTGATCGACGCCGTCGACGGCTTCTGCGAGGGCATCGCGTTCTCGGTCGACGAGATGGACACCGTCTTCGAGCACGCCCGCACGCTCGGCCTGCCGGTGAAGCTTCATGCCGAGCAACTGTCCGACCTCGGCGGCGCAGCGCTGGCAGCCCGACACGGCGCCCTGTCTGCCGATCACCTGGAATATCTGTCGCAGGAAGGGGTCGATGCGCTGGCGGAGGCTGGAACCGTGGCGGTGCTGCTGCCGGGCGCGTTCTACACGCTGCGCGAACGGCAGGCGCCGCCCGTTGCGGCGCTCCGCGAGGCCGGCGTCCCGATCGCGCTCGCCACCGACTGCAATCCCGGCTCGTCGCCGCTCGCCTCGCCGTTGCTCGCCATGAACATGGGCTCGACGTTGTTCCGCCTGACGCCAGAAGAGGCGCTGGCCGGGGTCACCCGCGAGGCGGCCCGCGCCCTCGGCCTGGCGGACCAGCTTGGGACGATCACCGCGGGCAAATGCGCCGAGTTCGCCGTCTGGGATGTCGAGCATCCGGCCGAAC
It encodes:
- the hutI gene encoding imidazolonepropionase codes for the protein MARRLLTELTLATMERSGAPYGLVNNAAVATIDGKIVFAGPAADLPAEWHGKEAEGLGQRLVTPALIDCHTHLVHGGNRAREFELRLAGASYQELAAAGGGIVSTVSATRAASEDALFDSASRRLDALLAEGVTTVEIKSGYGLTIADELKMLRVARWLGAERDVRVVTTYLAAHAVPPEYQGRAADYIQAVVLPGMEQGAAEGLIDAVDGFCEGIAFSVDEMDTVFEHARTLGLPVKLHAEQLSDLGGAALAARHGALSADHLEYLSQEGVDALAEAGTVAVLLPGAFYTLRERQAPPVAALREAGVPIALATDCNPGSSPLASPLLAMNMGSTLFRLTPEEALAGVTREAARALGLADQLGTITAGKCAEFAVWDVEHPAELAYRIGFNPLHRVIRDVAP